GGCGAGGATCTGGTGCGGCTGGAGGCCGTGGTGCTGCCGGACAAGCGCAGGGTCGCCGTGAAGCCCGCGGCGATCCTGCGCTGCGCCATGGCGTCGGCGATCGCCGACTGGATCCGCACCGACATGGCGCCGCTGGCGGCCACCCTCGGCAGCACGTTCAGCGATCTCGACAATTTCGACTCCTTCGAGTGCCGTGGCCGCAACCGGGTGGTCGGCGCCAGGCTGTCGGAGCACGGCCGCGCCAACGCGCTCGATGTGCGCTCCCTGAAATTGGCCAACGGCCAGTCGATCTCGCTGACCGATCGCACGGTGCCGCGGGAGTTGCGCGAGAACGTTCTGCGTTCGGTCTGCACGCGGTTCGCCACCGTGCTGGGGCCGGGTTCGGACTGGTACCACGAGGACCACATCCATCTCGACCTCGCGGCGCGAAACAACAATTACAGGATCTGCCAGTGGAACGTGTGGGATCCGCTGCCGCAGGTGGCTCCGCTGCTGCCGTCCGCGCGGCCGGAGGAGGCTCCGCCGCGCGAGGGGAAGGGCGAATAGCGAATAGTGAATGGGGAAAGAAGGTTCGGCCAACTACTCGCTATTCGCCACTTCCTATTCGCCAGGAAAGCCGCCAACAAAAAAGCGCCGATAGAACCGGCGCCTTTGGTATCTCGCTATCGATGGGCGATTAGTGCGTCGTGGCCTGGCCGCCGCCCTGCAGCGCCATCTTCGAATTGTACGGCGAGTCGCCCTGCTTGGGAGCCAGCACCACCACGATGGTGCCTTGCTTGACCCGGCTGTAGAGGTCGATGACGTCCTCGTTGGTCATGCGAATGCAGCCTGAGGAAATCGATGCGCCGATATATTCCGGCTGGTTGGTGCCGTGAATCCGGAACAGCGTGTCGCGGTTGCCCTGGTACAGATAGAGCGCGCGGGCTCCGAGCGGGTTGTCGACGCCGCCGGGCACCGACGCGGGCAGGCCCTCGATGCGCTTGTGGATATCGGCGGTTGGGGTCCATTTCGGCCATTCCGCCATGTTGCCGACGCGCGCGATGCCGGAGAAGGCCAGCGCTTCCTCGCCCACGGTGATGCCGTAACGGATCGCCTTGCCGCCGTCCTGCACCAGGTAGAGATAGTGGTTGTCGGAATCGACCACGATCGAGCCCGGCTGTTCGCGGCGGTGGTAATCGACGATGGCGCGGCGGAACGGTTCGGCGACCGCGACCTTGGCGTAGCGCGCCTTGGCCAGCTGGGCCTTGTCCGCAGGCTTGAGCGTGGCCTCCGGGGCGGCCTGATAGGTCGTGGCCTGCATGCAGCCGGACAGCATCAGGCCGGCGGCCAGGATTCCCAACTTTGCCCTCAGCGACGACATCTGCAGTTCCAATCGAAAGTCTCGCGATCGCGCACGCCAACATTGCGCATGAAACGCCACAAATCCATTGATCGTATTATCGCCGAAATCGGCCACAATTCCAGCATTTACATGGCTGTTCGGCATTGCGGCAGGCCGGATGTGTCCTTTTTGCCGCAAACCTTGCGGTTTTCCGGCGATTTCGGGCAGAAGCGGCTGCCGCCGGACGGTCGCCGCTTGGCGCCGTCATCCCGCCGTTAACCGATCGCGCCAGCCGGGGCGGCCCCCAAGGACTGCGCCGCAAACAAGAAAGCGCCGGCAAAACCGGCGCTTTCCCCGTGCTTGAAGGTGATCGGTGGATCAGAAGGCGCTATTGCCGCTGCCTTGCAGCGCCATCTTCGAATTTTGCGGCGAGTCGCCCTGCTTCGGGTCCAGCACCACCACGATGGTGCCTTGCTTGACCCGGCTGTAGAGGTCGATGACGTCCTCGTTGGTCATGCGAATGCAGCCTGAGGAAATCGATGCGCCGATATATTCCGGCTGGTTGGTGCCGTGAATCCGGAACAGCGTGTCGCGGTTGCCCTGGTACAGATAGAGCGCGCGGGCTCCGAGCGGATTATCGACGCCGCCGGGCACCGACGCGGGCAGGCCCTCGATGCGCTTGTGGATATCGGCGGTTGGGGTCCATTTCGGCCATTCCGCCATGTTGCCGACGCGCGCGAT
The sequence above is drawn from the Bradyrhizobium sediminis genome and encodes:
- a CDS encoding extensin family protein, encoding MNCSAEKSSRKWPSGVFGGKEAAMVTVAAVLLLLGGPADPAAARKAGQDPWGDLFGQGKPKLRGAMLPGAVPLPRPRPAEAPRDSNKVDTDKPEPEPPAADKPASAGPDKAAEQPPPPPSACRLALTEAIAIAPSIPDIKGAGGCGGEDLVRLEAVVLPDKRRVAVKPAAILRCAMASAIADWIRTDMAPLAATLGSTFSDLDNFDSFECRGRNRVVGARLSEHGRANALDVRSLKLANGQSISLTDRTVPRELRENVLRSVCTRFATVLGPGSDWYHEDHIHLDLAARNNNYRICQWNVWDPLPQVAPLLPSARPEEAPPREGKGE
- a CDS encoding L,D-transpeptidase, which gives rise to MSSLRAKLGILAAGLMLSGCMQATTYQAAPEATLKPADKAQLAKARYAKVAVAEPFRRAIVDYHRREQPGSIVVDSDNHYLYLVQDGGKAIRYGITVGEEALAFSGIARVGNMAEWPKWTPTADIHKRIEGLPASVPGGVDNPLGARALYLYQGNRDTLFRIHGTNQPEYIGASISSGCIRMTNEDVIDLYSRVKQGTIVVVLAPKQGDSPYNSKMALQGGGQATTH
- a CDS encoding L,D-transpeptidase, producing MSSLKAKLGILAAGLMLSGCMQATTYQAAPEASLKPADKAQLAKARYEKVAVAEPFRRAIVDYHRREQPGSIVVDSDNHYLYLVQDGGKAIRYGITVGEEALAFSGIARVGNMAEWPKWTPTADIHKRIEGLPASVPGGVDNPLGARALYLYQGNRDTLFRIHGTNQPEYIGASISSGCIRMTNEDVIDLYSRVKQGTIVVVLDPKQGDSPQNSKMALQGSGNSAF